The window AGTTCTTCGCGGTGCTCGGACAGCCCTCGCACCAGTTGTCGTTCGACGTCGAGGGGGCGCGCCGGATGCAGGTCGCGGGACGGCTGTGGGGCGGCAACCTGGCGATGGTTGCCGCGATGGCGGGGACGCGTTACATGCCAGCCGTCAAGGGTGGCATCCTGTTCCTCGAGGACGTGAACGAGAGCGCCTACCGCATCGAACGGATGCTCTATCAGTTGTTCCATGCGGGCATCCTGCAGAGCCAGCGCGCGATCCTTCTCGGCAGCTTCGCGCCCGTGCCGGCGATGCCGAACGACGGTGGCTTCGGACTGGAGAGCGTCGTTGCGCACTTCCGCGAGCGCCTCGAGCTTCCCGTGATGAGCGGGCTGCCGTTCGGCCATGGTGCGCGCAGAGCTACGCTCCCAGTGGGCGCGCCTGCCGTGCTGGCGGTCGCGCGGGGGATGGCAAGGCTCTCGTTCGAGCGCTATCCGAGTCTCGCTCGGCGCCGCAGCGCAGCGAAGTAGCTGCAGTTGGTTGCTGCAGCTTATGCTGCGCAGCATTACGCACGCCCGAGACCACAGCGCTTGTCTAGGGCAAAGCCGCGCCAATGCTGGGAAGTAGTCGGTTGTGCGGCGCAGAATATTCGGCTAGAGTCCTCGCAGCTGGGCTCCCGTTCAGACGCCCGAAGCCTCCCTGGAGGCTCGCCTTCCGGACCTGTTCCGGGGCTTTCAGCGCTCCGACGTTGCTGCGCAACACCAACGGCGACGGCGATCATGACCAAGGGAGATTCGGGTGCGCCTGAAAAACAAGGTATCAATCATCACCGGTTCGGCACGCGGCATCGGTCAGTCAACTGCCCTCAAGTTCGCGCGCGAGGGGGGCAAGGTAGTCGTCTGCGACCTGACGCCGGAACTGATCCAAGAGACCGTCGCCACTATCAGGAGCGGCGGGGGCGAGGCGATCGGCTGCCTCGTCGATGTCCGCGACATGCAATCGATCCGCAGGATGGTCGATGAGGTCCTGTCGACCTTCGGCCGCATCGACGTGCTGGTGAACAACGCCGGTATCGTCAAGGATGCGCAGCTGAAGAACATGACCGACGAGCAGTTCGACCTGGTGATCGACATCAACCTGAAGGGTGTCTACAACTGCACCCGTGCGGTCGTCGACACGATGCTCCAGCAGCAGTCGGGCGTGATCCTCAGTTCTTCGTCGATCGTCGGGCTGTACGGAAACTTCGGGCAGACCAACTATGCGGCCACCAAGGGCGCGGTGATCAGCATGACCAAGACGTGGGCGAAGGAACTCGGGCGCAAGGGCATCCGCGCGAACGCGGTCTGTCCGGGGTTCATCGGCACCACGATCCTCAATTCCATGCCGGAGCGGGTGTTGCGTGCGATGGAAGAGAAGGTACCGCTGGGTCGCCTCGGCAAGCCGGAAGAGATCGCGGACGCGTTCGCTTTCCTCGCTTCGGACGAAGCGAGCTACATCAACGGCATCGTCCTGGAAGTCGGCGGCGGCGTCACGCTCTGACAGCTGCCTGGGACGGCCTCACGCCGCCCCGGTCGGGATCGTGCCGCGCCAGGTCGCGGCAGCGGCCCTTGCGTACTGCGGTGGCATCGCGTTCGAGGCGCCCAGGGCGGCGGCGGCAGCCCAGGGCCAGTGCGGATTGAACAGCATCGCGCGCGCGAGCGCGACCTGATCGGCCCGGCCCTCTGCAAGGATGGCTTCGGCCTGGGCGGCACCGGTTATCATGCCGACCGCGCAGGTAACGATGCCGGTTGCGCGGCGCACCGCCTCGGCAAGGTCCACCTGGTAGCCCGGTCCGACCGGGATCTGCGCGGCGCTCGCCACGCCGCCACTGGAGACGGTCACGTAGTCGCAGCCCAGCGCCTGCAGGGCGGCCGCATAGGCCACGGCGTCGTCCACGCCCCAGCCGCCGTCCGTCCAGTCGCTGCCGTGGATGCGTACGCCCATCGGACGCTCCGCCGGCCACGCGGCACGCATGGCCGCAAAGATCTCGAGCGGAAAGCGCATCCGGTTCTCCCGGCTGCCGCCGTACTCGTCGGTGCGGTGATTGGACAGCGGCGAGAGGAAGGTCGACAGCAGGTAGCCGTGCGCGGAGTGCAGTTCGATCAGGTCAAGGCCCAGTGCAGCGGCCCTCTCGGTCGCGCGCACGAAGGCCTCGCGTATCGCACTCAGTGCGTCGCGGTCCAGTACCGCCGGTACCGGCCAGTCCTGCGCGAACGGAAGGTCGGACGCGGCCACCACTGGCCAGGGATCTGCGCCGGCTTTCAGGCTGCCGCGGCCTTCCCACGGCCGCTCGCTCGATGCCTTGCGGCCGGCATGCCCGAGCTGGATGCCGATCGGCATGGTGGAATGGGCTCGGCAGAAGCCGAGCACGCGGGCCAGCGCAGCTGCGTTGTCGTCGCTGTAGAGGCCGCTGCAGCCATGGGTGATTCGCCCCTGCGCGCTCACGTGGGTAGCTTCGATCACCAGCAGGCCGGCACCGGACAGGGCCAGGCTGCCGTAGTGCATCAGGTGCCAGTCGTTCATCGAGCCGTCGACCGCGCTGTACTGGCACATTGGCGATACCTGGATACGGTTGGGCAGTTCGAGCGCGCGCAGGCGCAACGGGGAGAACAGCAGGCTCATCGGGACCTCTTCAGACAAAGTAGCCGAGCAGCCACCACCAGGCGAAGTTCAGCGGCCACAGCAGCAGCAAGGTGAGCAGCGCCTGCACCGGGAATACTCGCGCGGCTTCGCGCACCGGGATGCCGGCGGCATAGAGCCCGACGATGACCGGGGGCACCTGGTACGGCAGCAGGATGGTGGAGAAACCGATGCCATAGAGCATCAGCACGGTCTTGACGTTCCAGCCGGTGATCGCCGCGAGGTCCCCGGCAAGCGGCCCGAGCAGCGCAGGCTGCCCCGGACTCGTCGCCAACATCGAGGTGAGCGTTGCCACCAGCGACAGCATCTGGAAATTCCAGTAGTCAGCCCCGGCGGCAAGGCCGAGCAGCGACGGCAGCCAGGCGCCGACGACGGTCGACAGCTTCGCCGCGTCGATCATCGCGGCCACGCCAAGCACCGCACCGATGTAGAAGAAGCCGGACAGCTTCACCCGGTCGTTCATCGCATGCACGTCGATGATGCCCAGCCGAGGCAGCAGGCATGCGAGCCCGGCGCCCATGCCGATCCAGCCTGGGCGTATGTGATGCACGAAGTCGGTGGCCCACAGCGCCAGCGCGCTGGCCAGGATCACCGCCATGCGCCACTCGACCGGAGACATCGGCGGCAGCGGGGCAGACACCCGCGGCGGCGACACGCGGTCGCGGAACAGCCAGTCGATCAGCAGGACCGTCATCACCGCCTTGGCGAACCCCTGTACCGGAAAGTGCAGCTTCAGGTACTCGAGGTAGAGGATCTGTACGCCGTACATCGATTCGGCGGATCCGGCGAGCACGAGGTTCGGGATGTTCGCCGGCAGGATCGCCGCGCCCACCTGGAAACTGCCGATCAGCATCACGAGCATGATGCCGTTGAAGCCCTTGCTGCCGGGCTTCAGTCCCAGCCTTTCGCAGAATGCCAGCAGGATGGGCACCATCAGCAGGATGCGGCCCACCGTCGCGGGCATCACGAAGCAGAGCACGGTGGTGACCAGCATGGTGCCGATCAGCGCACGCCGATAGCTTCCACTGAAGGCGCCCAGCAGGTGCGAGGCCAGGCGCAGGCCCAGGCCGGACGCGCGCACCGCCTCGGCCATGATCAGCCCGCCGAACACCAGCCAGAGGGTGCTGGTGGTGAAGCCCGAGAAGACGACCTCGTTCGGAACGACCGCGGTGACCGCCGCGAGGAACAGGAAGGCGAGGGCGACCAGGTACTCCGGTACCGCCGCCGTCGCCCACAGGCCGATCGCGAACACGGCAAGCGCGACGACCTTGAGCGTGGTCGCCTGCGCGGGATCGGCGGCCGGCCACAGGAACAGCGTCGCTGCGCA of the Rhodocyclaceae bacterium genome contains:
- a CDS encoding glucose 1-dehydrogenase, with product MRLKNKVSIITGSARGIGQSTALKFAREGGKVVVCDLTPELIQETVATIRSGGGEAIGCLVDVRDMQSIRRMVDEVLSTFGRIDVLVNNAGIVKDAQLKNMTDEQFDLVIDINLKGVYNCTRAVVDTMLQQQSGVILSSSSIVGLYGNFGQTNYAATKGAVISMTKTWAKELGRKGIRANAVCPGFIGTTILNSMPERVLRAMEEKVPLGRLGKPEEIADAFAFLASDEASYINGIVLEVGGGVTL
- a CDS encoding LD-carboxypeptidase, whose protein sequence is MARADVSPSDRKRVAPAGRARPVRIGLVAPSGCLPDLRIVDRAAGVFAARGWQVSAGDSVFAREQRFAGPDDLRAGDLQSFCTDRALDVVLSARGGYGLSRLLDRLDFAAIRARRPIVVGYSDFTAFHLAYLAHGGISFAGPGASDFAATTPDPFTLEQFFAVLGQPSHQLSFDVEGARRMQVAGRLWGGNLAMVAAMAGTRYMPAVKGGILFLEDVNESAYRIERMLYQLFHAGILQSQRAILLGSFAPVPAMPNDGGFGLESVVAHFRERLELPVMSGLPFGHGARRATLPVGAPAVLAVARGMARLSFERYPSLARRRSAAK
- a CDS encoding NADH:flavin oxidoreductase/NADH oxidase, with the protein product MSLLFSPLRLRALELPNRIQVSPMCQYSAVDGSMNDWHLMHYGSLALSGAGLLVIEATHVSAQGRITHGCSGLYSDDNAAALARVLGFCRAHSTMPIGIQLGHAGRKASSERPWEGRGSLKAGADPWPVVAASDLPFAQDWPVPAVLDRDALSAIREAFVRATERAAALGLDLIELHSAHGYLLSTFLSPLSNHRTDEYGGSRENRMRFPLEIFAAMRAAWPAERPMGVRIHGSDWTDGGWGVDDAVAYAAALQALGCDYVTVSSGGVASAAQIPVGPGYQVDLAEAVRRATGIVTCAVGMITGAAQAEAILAEGRADQVALARAMLFNPHWPWAAAAALGASNAMPPQYARAAAATWRGTIPTGAA
- a CDS encoding anion permease; this translates as MHRVSQALAMIVLACAATLFLWPAADPAQATTLKVVALAVFAIGLWATAAVPEYLVALAFLFLAAVTAVVPNEVVFSGFTTSTLWLVFGGLIMAEAVRASGLGLRLASHLLGAFSGSYRRALIGTMLVTTVLCFVMPATVGRILLMVPILLAFCERLGLKPGSKGFNGIMLVMLIGSFQVGAAILPANIPNLVLAGSAESMYGVQILYLEYLKLHFPVQGFAKAVMTVLLIDWLFRDRVSPPRVSAPLPPMSPVEWRMAVILASALALWATDFVHHIRPGWIGMGAGLACLLPRLGIIDVHAMNDRVKLSGFFYIGAVLGVAAMIDAAKLSTVVGAWLPSLLGLAAGADYWNFQMLSLVATLTSMLATSPGQPALLGPLAGDLAAITGWNVKTVLMLYGIGFSTILLPYQVPPVIVGLYAAGIPVREAARVFPVQALLTLLLLWPLNFAWWWLLGYFV